In Nymphaea colorata isolate Beijing-Zhang1983 chromosome 5, ASM883128v2, whole genome shotgun sequence, one genomic interval encodes:
- the LOC116253812 gene encoding uncharacterized protein LOC116253812 produces the protein MQQKMKLRHAMVCSSNQNRSMEAHSLLKREGFDVCSYGTGAHVKLPGPSLREPNVYEFGTPYKQMFDDLRRKDPELYKRNGILPMLRRNSSVKLAPQRWQENASDGTFDVVLTFEEKVFDMVLEDLHNRDGLLMKPVLVINLDVKDNHEEAAIGGRLALDLCQELEAVDSWEDKIDDILAAFERQHRRKLLYSIAFY, from the exons ATGCAACAgaaaatgaagcttagacaTGCTATGGTTTGTTCTTCAAACCAGAACCGAAGCATGGAAGCTCATTCACTCCTTAAAAGAGAAGGATTTGATGTTTGTTCATATGGAACTGGGGCCCACGTGAAGCTTCCCGGACCTTCTTTAAGGGAACCAAATGTCTATGAGTTTGGGACACCTTACAAGCAAATGTTTGATGACCTGAGGCGCAAAGACCCTGAATT ATACAAGCGCAATGGCATCCTGCCCATGCTTAGAAGGAATTCCAGTGTCAAGTTAGCTCCTCAACGTTGGCAAGAAAATGCTTCCGATGGTACCTTCGATGTAGTGTTGACATTTGAGGAAAAGGTGTTTGATATGGTTCTTGAAG ATCTTCATAACCGTGATGGTTTGCTCATGAAACCTGTTCTGGTGATCAATTTGGATGTGAAAGATAACCATGAAGAGGCAGCTATAGGTGGAAGGCTTGCACTTGACCTATGCCAAGAG CTAGAGGCTGTCGATTCTTGGGAGGACAAGATTGATGACATTCTTGCTGCATTTGAGAGACAACATAGACGAAAGCTGCTGTATAGTATCGCCTTCTATTGA